Proteins encoded in a region of the bacterium genome:
- a CDS encoding S8 family serine peptidase, translating into MKRYLIAVMLSVLCSGSALLWAGTDYTGAEYLSGRLIVGFSDQLGHSLNPIDGNGQVVSVGIPAVDELLARYHVTEMRRMVPNETLDKLDFPPDFYRTMILLCPDNTDILKMMADFEQNPYVETVQPDLLSHTYDRTPNDSFWGSQWDKRLMHCPAVWEFSTGSRDIICIAVDGGNWWKHNDLHDNLWVNPGEDITNDSVAYSDTTYPGDQNDIDGEDNDHDGKIDDLLGWDFVQGPINNPPCAPGEDCDNTQDNDPVSLSDHGTHVAGIMGAVGNNNNGVAGVNWNVKVIAARAGYLPSNGQGGLIVSSSAVNCMLWAVTKGARIINMSYGSTYNNPAEQQAITSCWNQGAILCGAAGNDGDNQDSIRLHYPGADANVVCVGSVDDGDNISYFSCRGTWVDLYSPGNGVTSTVIPGYAAYPGTSMASPNAAGVFALLWSLFPEMSNAELVDFVFQHCQDIGAQNEGENPAYFGMGRIDAMLPLAAVRPNVTVTNNQLTGDTDHDGRLEGGETASLTVTVRNDPAWAVGQNVQVVVSTDDPALQLSNASFTISSLAPGATADNAGSPVQITAGAIPNAYWSTLTATITADGGFIAHRTFTIRVGRPQVLVVADDDDDLYQNYFMTALTTPDYYYNYDAWNVRTDGDPTLANIAEYGVIIWVCGNENTSTLTADNQTMLSQWLDSGSKRLLLAGQGIDQDISGTNFYSNYLHAQTASALGGRNLVGISGDPISEGTTLLLIGGGCGGNGNIHPSRITPVNGGEAIYNYGTAANPDGIGAVRFANDTYKVAYFAFAIEAACGATNTTHYSTVLHHVMEWFGATATGAEPRQTSTLPAGFALHANYPNPFNPTTTLAFDLPRTSKVTLTIFDMLGRQVAVLANGPMPAGSHNVSFDGSDLASGTYLAHLQADGFSATQKMLLLK; encoded by the coding sequence ATGAAGCGTTATTTGATCGCTGTGATGTTGAGTGTATTATGTAGCGGGTCGGCGCTGCTGTGGGCCGGTACCGATTACACCGGAGCCGAGTACTTATCGGGGCGGCTGATTGTCGGTTTTTCCGACCAACTGGGCCATTCCCTGAATCCGATAGATGGAAACGGTCAGGTGGTGTCGGTGGGCATTCCCGCAGTCGACGAACTGCTTGCCCGCTATCACGTGACCGAGATGCGCCGCATGGTGCCCAACGAGACGCTGGACAAGCTGGATTTCCCGCCGGACTTCTACCGCACCATGATCCTGCTCTGCCCGGACAACACCGACATCCTGAAGATGATGGCCGATTTCGAGCAGAATCCTTATGTCGAAACCGTGCAGCCCGATCTGCTGTCGCATACCTACGACCGCACGCCGAACGATTCTTTCTGGGGAAGCCAGTGGGACAAGCGCTTGATGCATTGCCCGGCCGTTTGGGAATTCTCGACGGGTTCGCGGGATATTATCTGTATCGCCGTGGATGGCGGCAACTGGTGGAAGCATAACGATCTTCACGACAACCTGTGGGTCAACCCGGGTGAAGACATCACCAACGACAGCGTTGCCTACTCCGATACGACGTATCCCGGCGATCAGAACGATATCGATGGCGAAGATAACGATCACGACGGCAAGATCGATGACCTGCTGGGCTGGGACTTCGTACAGGGACCGATCAACAATCCGCCGTGCGCGCCGGGTGAAGACTGCGACAACACGCAGGACAACGATCCGGTCAGCCTCAGTGATCATGGAACGCATGTGGCCGGGATCATGGGCGCCGTCGGAAACAACAACAACGGCGTGGCCGGCGTCAATTGGAACGTGAAGGTTATCGCCGCCCGCGCCGGTTATTTGCCGAGCAATGGGCAAGGCGGTTTGATCGTCAGTTCGTCGGCGGTCAATTGCATGCTGTGGGCCGTCACGAAGGGCGCGCGCATCATCAATATGTCCTACGGCTCGACGTACAACAATCCCGCGGAGCAGCAGGCGATTACGTCCTGCTGGAATCAGGGAGCTATTCTGTGCGGCGCGGCGGGCAACGACGGTGACAATCAGGATTCCATCCGCCTGCACTATCCGGGCGCGGACGCCAACGTCGTCTGTGTCGGCTCGGTAGATGACGGCGATAATATTTCTTACTTCTCGTGCCGTGGCACGTGGGTCGATCTCTATTCCCCGGGCAATGGCGTAACGTCGACGGTTATCCCCGGTTATGCGGCGTATCCCGGCACCTCCATGGCCAGCCCCAACGCGGCCGGCGTGTTTGCCCTGTTGTGGTCGCTGTTCCCGGAAATGAGCAATGCAGAACTGGTGGATTTTGTCTTCCAGCACTGCCAGGACATTGGCGCTCAGAATGAGGGTGAAAACCCGGCGTATTTCGGCATGGGCCGAATTGACGCGATGCTGCCCTTGGCTGCCGTGCGGCCGAATGTGACGGTGACCAACAATCAGCTTACGGGTGACACGGATCACGATGGCCGGTTGGAAGGCGGCGAAACGGCGAGCCTGACGGTCACGGTTCGCAATGATCCGGCATGGGCCGTGGGCCAGAATGTTCAGGTTGTGGTTTCGACCGATGACCCGGCTCTGCAGCTCTCCAACGCTTCGTTCACGATCAGTTCTCTTGCTCCGGGCGCCACGGCGGATAACGCCGGCAGTCCGGTGCAGATTACAGCGGGAGCCATTCCCAATGCTTACTGGTCGACCCTGACGGCGACGATCACCGCTGACGGCGGCTTCATTGCCCATCGCACGTTCACGATCCGCGTCGGCCGCCCGCAGGTGCTGGTTGTGGCCGATGACGACGATGACCTGTACCAGAATTACTTCATGACCGCTTTGACGACGCCGGATTACTACTACAACTACGATGCGTGGAATGTGCGCACGGACGGCGATCCGACGCTGGCGAATATCGCGGAATACGGTGTGATCATCTGGGTATGCGGCAACGAGAACACGTCGACGCTGACGGCGGACAACCAGACGATGTTGTCGCAGTGGCTGGACAGCGGCAGCAAGCGTCTGTTGCTGGCGGGCCAGGGTATCGATCAGGATATTTCCGGGACGAACTTCTATTCGAATTATCTTCACGCTCAGACCGCGTCGGCGCTGGGTGGCCGTAACCTTGTAGGTATCAGCGGTGATCCGATTTCCGAAGGCACCACGCTGCTGCTGATCGGCGGCGGTTGCGGCGGTAATGGCAATATTCATCCGTCGCGGATCACCCCGGTGAACGGCGGCGAAGCGATCTACAATTACGGTACGGCTGCGAATCCGGACGGTATCGGCGCGGTGCGTTTTGCCAATGACACCTACAAAGTCGCCTACTTTGCCTTTGCCATTGAGGCGGCGTGCGGTGCGACCAACACGACTCATTACTCCACCGTGCTTCATCATGTGATGGAGTGGTTCGGTGCAACGGCGACGGGTGCGGAACCGCGGCAGACATCCACGCTGCCTGCCGGATTTGCCCTGCATGCCAACTATCCGAATCCCTTCAATCCTACGACCACGCTGGCGTTCGATCTGCCGCGCACGTCGAAGGTCACGCTGACCATTTTCGACATGCTGGGCCGCCAGGTCGCGGTGCTGGCGAATGGTCCGATGCCTGCCGGATCGCATAACGTCAGTTTTGATGGCAGCGATCTGGCCAGTGGAACGTACCTCGCGCATTTGCAGGCTGATGGCTTCAGTGCCACGCAGAAGATGCTGCTGCTGAAGTAG
- the dinB gene encoding DNA polymerase IV: protein MTRLIFHLDMDQFFAAVELRHHPHLRGKPVIIGGSPSGRGIVTTCTYEARRFGVRSGMPASDAIRLCPQAIFVRPNGDKYIDVSRRIFALLREFTDRVEPVSVDEAYMDMTDVVWKEHGVEALAMKIKQRIKEREEITATIGAGANRLVAKVASGMQKPDGFTYLPPERVAAVFQNMPVGDLYGVGRVTQRTLEAFGIRTAGQLAAFPVEVLRRRMGKFGEELVRIARGEGDDTVAMPHEHAQERSMGHEHTFGQNYSDEAILLGRLNLLCEKVARRLRAAGLAGKVVNVKIRYKGFETVLHGHKLKQYVQHEMYIYPVVEKLFHESYRAGEPVRLIGVHLAGLMSTEEILQQELFAPPDTPSLLGDACDSIKQRFGEDAIGFASGTFLNGSRTRSQKKTFNPFFTNLLRA from the coding sequence ATGACCAGGCTCATTTTCCATCTGGACATGGATCAGTTCTTCGCGGCGGTGGAGTTGCGGCATCACCCGCATCTGCGCGGCAAGCCGGTGATTATCGGCGGCAGTCCATCGGGACGCGGGATTGTGACCACGTGCACCTACGAGGCGCGCCGCTTTGGCGTGCGCTCGGGTATGCCCGCAAGTGATGCGATCCGGCTGTGTCCGCAGGCAATTTTTGTCCGGCCCAACGGCGATAAGTACATCGATGTGTCGCGCCGCATCTTTGCTCTATTGCGGGAGTTCACGGATCGCGTCGAGCCGGTCTCGGTGGATGAAGCCTATATGGACATGACTGACGTGGTGTGGAAGGAGCATGGGGTGGAGGCGCTGGCGATGAAGATCAAGCAGCGCATCAAGGAGCGGGAAGAGATCACCGCGACGATTGGCGCAGGGGCAAACCGGCTGGTGGCTAAGGTAGCTTCGGGAATGCAGAAGCCCGATGGTTTCACGTATCTGCCGCCGGAGCGCGTGGCGGCGGTGTTTCAGAACATGCCGGTAGGTGATCTGTACGGCGTAGGCAGGGTCACGCAACGGACACTGGAGGCCTTCGGGATCCGCACGGCGGGGCAGCTTGCGGCGTTCCCCGTGGAGGTGCTGCGCCGCCGCATGGGGAAGTTCGGCGAGGAACTGGTGCGCATTGCCCGGGGTGAAGGGGACGACACTGTGGCCATGCCGCATGAGCATGCGCAGGAGCGCTCGATGGGACATGAGCACACCTTTGGGCAGAATTACAGCGATGAGGCGATTCTGCTGGGTCGGCTGAATCTGCTGTGCGAGAAGGTGGCACGGCGGCTGCGCGCCGCCGGTCTGGCCGGGAAGGTGGTGAATGTCAAGATCCGCTACAAAGGCTTCGAGACGGTGCTGCACGGCCACAAACTCAAGCAGTATGTGCAGCACGAGATGTACATTTACCCCGTGGTGGAAAAGCTGTTCCACGAGAGTTACCGGGCTGGAGAACCGGTGCGGTTGATTGGGGTGCATCTCGCGGGGCTGATGTCTACGGAGGAGATTCTGCAGCAGGAGTTGTTTGCTCCACCGGATACACCGTCACTGCTTGGCGACGCCTGCGACAGCATCAAGCAGCGTTTCGGCGAGGACGCGATTGGCTTTGCCAGCGGCACATTTCTGAACGGCTCGCGCACGAGGTCGCAGAAGAAGACGTTCAATCCGTTTTTTACGAATCTGCTGAGGGCATGA
- a CDS encoding Trm112 family protein, translating to MNTTLDPEFLKILVCPLSHAPLVQDGDALVSTDAKTRRRYRIVDGIPNLLIDESEELSEAEWKTIMERCLKE from the coding sequence ATGAACACCACTCTCGATCCCGAGTTCCTGAAGATTCTTGTCTGCCCCCTCTCCCACGCCCCGCTGGTGCAGGATGGAGATGCTCTGGTCTCCACCGATGCCAAAACCCGCCGGCGCTACCGCATCGTGGACGGCATCCCCAATCTCCTGATAGATGAGTCCGAGGAACTCAGCGAAGCCGAGTGGAAAACCATCATGGAGCGCTGCCTGAAAGAATAG
- a CDS encoding class I fructose-bisphosphate aldolase produces the protein MLARVQEVLGADADGLLTYQCKGIPKEQLHLPGPDFVDRVVSLSDRPIPVLNSLHRLFNNGRLAGTGYLSILPIDQGIEHSGAASFSPNPIYFDPENIARLAIEGGCNAVASTMGGLGSIARKYAHKIPFIVKLNHNQLLTYPNSFDQIEFGSVEQAYDLGAAGVGATIYFGSDNSARQIQEVRVMFEEAHRLGMFTVLWCYLRNAAFKVEGKDYHVSADLSGQANHLGVTIAADIIKQKAPENSGGFAALNFDKAIKKAIPESLMANHPIDWTRWQVVNCYMGRQGLINSGGAAGQNDLADAVRTAIINKRAGGMGMISGRKAFQKPMKTGVELLNAIQDVYADPAVTIA, from the coding sequence ATGTTAGCAAGAGTCCAAGAGGTCTTAGGGGCCGACGCTGACGGGCTTCTAACGTACCAGTGCAAGGGAATCCCCAAGGAGCAACTGCACCTTCCGGGACCGGATTTTGTGGATCGGGTGGTCTCCCTGAGTGACCGTCCGATTCCTGTGCTCAACAGCCTTCACCGTCTGTTCAATAATGGGCGGCTGGCCGGCACAGGCTATTTGTCCATTCTGCCCATTGATCAGGGCATCGAGCATTCCGGAGCGGCGTCGTTCTCTCCCAATCCCATCTACTTCGATCCCGAGAACATCGCCCGGCTGGCCATCGAAGGCGGCTGCAATGCCGTCGCATCGACCATGGGCGGCCTCGGATCCATCGCCCGCAAGTATGCGCACAAGATCCCCTTCATCGTCAAGCTCAACCACAACCAGCTTCTCACCTATCCGAACAGCTTCGACCAGATCGAGTTCGGCTCGGTCGAGCAGGCCTATGATCTGGGCGCTGCCGGTGTGGGCGCGACCATCTATTTCGGCTCCGACAACAGCGCGCGCCAGATTCAGGAAGTCCGCGTGATGTTCGAAGAAGCCCACCGCCTCGGCATGTTCACCGTGCTCTGGTGCTACCTGCGCAATGCGGCTTTCAAGGTCGAAGGCAAGGACTATCATGTCTCCGCCGATCTTTCCGGCCAGGCCAATCACCTTGGCGTGACCATCGCCGCCGACATCATCAAGCAGAAGGCTCCCGAGAACAGCGGCGGCTTTGCCGCGCTGAATTTCGACAAGGCCATTAAGAAGGCGATTCCCGAATCCCTCATGGCCAATCATCCTATCGACTGGACGCGCTGGCAAGTCGTCAACTGCTACATGGGCCGTCAGGGTCTCATCAATTCCGGCGGCGCTGCCGGGCAGAATGACCTCGCCGACGCCGTCCGCACCGCGATTATCAACAAGCGCGCCGGCGGCATGGGAATGATCAGCGGTCGCAAGGCCTTCCAGAAGCCGATGAAGACCGGCGTCGAACTGCTCAACGCCATTCAGGATGTGTACGCCGATCCCGCCGTTACGATTGCTTAA
- a CDS encoding methylmalonyl-CoA mutase family protein, with amino-acid sequence MTPLEKLLAARRKWEQAYQTEGRVPSGKRFVTTSSLEVPPLSWTEDPAQAEEYNEKLGFPGQYPFTRGVHSSMYRGKPWTTRQFSGFASPEETNARYRYLMEHGAEGLSVAFDLPTLMGRDPDNEWSLGEVGKCGVSVASLEDMETLFKDIPIGKITTSMTINGPAAIIWAFFIAAAENQGWKREQIGGTLQNDILKEFIAQKEFIYPPEPSVKLVVDTIEFATRQMPRWNPVSISGYHIREAGSTAIQELAFTLADGFTYVEESIKRGLDIDEFAPRLSHFFNSHLDFFEEIGKFRAARRIWARHMKENYGAKSERSMLCRFHTQTAGCSLTAQQPEVNLIRTATQALAAVLGGTQSLHTNSMDETLALPSEKAVTLAMRTQQVIRHEVFAGAPIDPLGGSYFVEWMTDTMENGAEDYFRKIEAMGGVIAGIERGFFQHEIAKAAFTYQQEIDRGERVIVGVNKYEMEGEQLEIPLLKIEATEIQRAQSEKLQALRHRRDAAKARECLDNIKLAAGQNENVMPHLIAGAHAYCTLGEMVDILKEVYSEYEEPVTF; translated from the coding sequence ATGACACCTCTCGAAAAACTGCTGGCGGCGCGCCGCAAGTGGGAGCAGGCATACCAGACTGAAGGACGGGTTCCATCCGGCAAGAGATTTGTTACGACTTCAAGTCTTGAGGTGCCGCCACTGTCCTGGACGGAAGATCCGGCTCAGGCCGAGGAGTACAACGAGAAGCTCGGCTTTCCGGGGCAGTACCCGTTTACGCGGGGAGTGCATTCCTCCATGTATCGCGGCAAGCCGTGGACGACGCGCCAGTTCTCGGGATTTGCCAGTCCGGAAGAGACCAACGCCCGCTACCGCTATTTGATGGAGCACGGCGCTGAAGGGTTGTCCGTTGCCTTTGACCTGCCGACACTGATGGGACGCGATCCGGATAATGAGTGGTCGCTGGGTGAAGTCGGGAAGTGCGGCGTGTCCGTGGCCTCACTGGAGGATATGGAGACGCTGTTCAAGGATATTCCTATCGGCAAGATTACGACGTCGATGACGATCAATGGACCGGCGGCGATTATCTGGGCGTTCTTTATTGCGGCGGCGGAGAATCAGGGGTGGAAACGCGAGCAGATCGGCGGGACGCTGCAGAATGATATTCTGAAGGAATTCATCGCGCAGAAGGAGTTCATTTATCCGCCGGAGCCGTCCGTAAAGCTGGTGGTGGACACGATTGAGTTTGCCACGCGTCAGATGCCGCGATGGAATCCGGTATCGATCAGCGGGTATCACATCCGCGAGGCGGGATCGACGGCGATTCAGGAGCTGGCCTTCACGCTGGCGGATGGATTTACTTATGTGGAAGAGTCCATCAAGCGCGGTCTGGACATTGATGAGTTTGCGCCGCGGTTGTCGCACTTCTTCAATTCGCATCTGGACTTTTTTGAAGAGATCGGCAAGTTCCGCGCGGCGCGACGGATCTGGGCGCGGCACATGAAGGAGAATTACGGCGCGAAGAGCGAGCGGTCAATGCTCTGCCGTTTCCACACCCAGACGGCAGGCTGCAGCCTGACGGCACAGCAGCCGGAAGTGAATCTGATCCGCACGGCGACGCAGGCCCTGGCGGCGGTGCTGGGCGGCACCCAGAGCCTGCACACCAACTCCATGGACGAAACACTGGCTTTGCCCAGCGAGAAGGCCGTTACGCTGGCAATGCGTACTCAGCAGGTGATCCGCCATGAAGTGTTTGCCGGAGCGCCGATTGATCCGCTGGGTGGTAGTTACTTTGTGGAGTGGATGACGGACACAATGGAGAACGGAGCCGAAGACTACTTCCGGAAGATCGAGGCGATGGGCGGCGTCATTGCCGGGATCGAGCGCGGCTTTTTTCAGCATGAGATCGCCAAAGCCGCGTTTACGTATCAGCAGGAGATCGACCGCGGCGAGCGCGTGATTGTGGGCGTCAACAAATATGAGATGGAAGGCGAGCAGTTGGAGATTCCGCTGCTGAAGATCGAGGCGACGGAAATTCAGCGCGCGCAATCCGAGAAGTTACAGGCTCTGCGCCACCGGCGGGATGCGGCGAAGGCGCGGGAATGTCTGGATAACATCAAGCTGGCTGCCGGTCAAAATGAAAACGTAATGCCGCACCTGATTGCCGGCGCGCATGCGTACTGTACGCTGGGCGAGATGGTGGACATTTTGAAGGAAGTCTACTCGGAATACGAGGAGCCGGTGACCTTTTAA
- the smpB gene encoding SsrA-binding protein SmpB, which yields MAEKEPFKTVAKNRKAWHDYHIIQRYEAGLALLGTEVKSVRAGHVGLRDSYAQFDKGELFLYNVSIGAYRDRGYTEHEERRRRKLLLHGDELRKLRRQVEEKGNTIIPLQLYFKGPYLKAEIAVAQGKKEYDKRRQKEEARMARELDREVKSRIKISR from the coding sequence ATGGCAGAAAAGGAACCCTTCAAAACCGTTGCGAAGAACCGCAAGGCCTGGCACGACTACCATATTATTCAGAGGTACGAGGCCGGGCTCGCTTTGCTCGGCACGGAAGTCAAGTCGGTGCGGGCGGGGCACGTGGGTCTGAGGGACTCCTATGCGCAGTTTGATAAGGGCGAACTCTTCCTGTACAATGTGTCTATCGGGGCGTACCGCGACCGGGGTTACACAGAGCACGAAGAGCGCCGCCGCCGCAAACTGCTGCTGCATGGCGACGAACTGCGCAAGCTCAGACGGCAGGTGGAGGAGAAGGGCAACACGATCATCCCCTTGCAGCTCTATTTTAAGGGGCCATATTTGAAGGCCGAGATTGCCGTAGCGCAGGGCAAGAAGGAATATGACAAACGGCGGCAGAAGGAAGAGGCGCGTATGGCGCGCGAACTCGACCGTGAAGTGAAAAGCCGCATAAAGATAAGCCGATGA
- the tyrS gene encoding tyrosine--tRNA ligase yields MNMTFPPVKEQLDILQRGAEEIISVEDLERKLERSFRTRTPLTIKEGFDPTAPDLHVGHTVSIRKLRQFQDLGHQVVFVIGDFTGRVGDPTGRSKTRPPMSDEDIERNAQTYREQVFKILDPRKTQIRFNSEWLGTLTPYDFLRLTSHYTVARMLERDDFEKRFKSNQPIAILEFLYPLLQAYDSVCLKSDVELGGTDQKFNLLLGRTLQEHFGQEPQICMMLPLLVGLDGKEKMSKSLGNYIGINESAQDIYGKTLSIPDHLIVSYFVLSTDVATSEIERIADDLKHGTVNPRDPKRRLARELVALYHSKEAAEQAEAEFDRIFSKKEIPDVVPEYAVLANGEIPLAKLIVDAGGAKSNGEARRLMEGGGVQLDGEKAADPMMRVTIDKPVLLKVGKRFFVRLIPSA; encoded by the coding sequence ATGAACATGACGTTTCCGCCGGTCAAAGAGCAATTAGACATTCTGCAGCGGGGAGCCGAGGAGATTATCTCGGTCGAGGATCTCGAGCGCAAACTGGAGAGGTCTTTCCGCACCCGTACGCCGCTGACTATCAAGGAAGGTTTCGACCCTACCGCACCGGATTTGCATGTCGGCCACACGGTGTCGATCCGCAAACTGAGACAGTTTCAGGATCTGGGGCATCAGGTGGTGTTTGTGATCGGCGATTTTACGGGCAGAGTGGGGGACCCGACAGGCCGCTCCAAAACCCGTCCGCCCATGAGTGACGAGGACATCGAGCGCAACGCGCAGACGTACCGCGAGCAGGTGTTCAAGATTCTCGATCCGCGGAAGACGCAGATCCGCTTCAACTCCGAGTGGCTGGGCACGCTGACTCCGTACGATTTTTTGCGCCTGACCAGCCACTACACGGTGGCGCGAATGCTGGAACGGGATGACTTTGAGAAGCGTTTCAAGTCCAACCAGCCGATTGCGATTCTCGAATTCCTTTACCCGCTATTGCAAGCGTACGATTCCGTGTGCCTGAAGTCCGACGTGGAACTGGGCGGCACCGATCAGAAATTCAATCTGCTGTTGGGGCGCACGTTGCAGGAGCATTTCGGGCAGGAGCCGCAGATCTGCATGATGCTGCCGCTGCTGGTGGGGTTGGATGGCAAGGAGAAGATGTCGAAGTCGCTGGGCAATTACATCGGCATCAACGAATCGGCGCAGGATATTTACGGCAAGACACTGTCGATTCCGGACCATCTGATTGTCTCTTACTTTGTGCTGTCGACGGACGTCGCAACGTCTGAGATTGAGCGGATAGCCGACGATCTGAAGCATGGAACGGTCAATCCGCGCGACCCTAAACGCAGATTGGCCCGCGAACTGGTGGCCTTGTACCATTCGAAGGAAGCGGCGGAGCAGGCGGAAGCGGAGTTCGACCGGATCTTCTCGAAGAAGGAGATTCCCGATGTCGTGCCGGAGTATGCGGTGCTCGCTAATGGTGAAATTCCGCTGGCAAAACTGATTGTAGATGCGGGCGGCGCCAAGAGCAACGGCGAGGCCCGGCGCCTGATGGAAGGCGGCGGCGTACAATTGGATGGCGAGAAGGCGGCGGATCCGATGATGCGGGTGACCATCGACAAGCCGGTGCTGCTCAAGGTCGGCAAGCGGTTTTTTGTGCGATTGATTCCTTCCGCATGA
- a CDS encoding FAD:protein FMN transferase → MGMTRKRVYGAICLAVLLSGVLMLGGCGKTKGYPSETRNVMGTSVTVTVYDAGMKQSDLKPTFDEMFALMADWQKKTLDPGAENQVLGISKGAGSQSIPVDAPVFEMLMKALRLYDQTGKVFDIRYGPLLDLWGFDKSPRVPSGAELDSMKLLVSEGGMFIAGNSILLAKKGMRFDVREIAVGHIFDVVANKLAEKGIRTASICSPRVCRTMGDPPDKRGFEMKLANPTKPGQPWATVWVPVGGTAYAPASLGRFESGGKAYSALLDPRTGTSASPCVGAIVQAPDAATAQALAYAVNVTGGIDGFDKDGKAAVGGSVIIRDQGGKTQVAMNGSLADHFEESK, encoded by the coding sequence ATGGGTATGACGCGCAAGCGGGTTTACGGAGCAATTTGTCTGGCGGTACTCCTGTCGGGCGTCCTGATGCTTGGCGGCTGCGGGAAGACGAAAGGGTATCCGTCGGAAACGCGCAACGTGATGGGCACAAGTGTGACCGTCACCGTGTACGACGCGGGCATGAAGCAGAGCGACCTGAAGCCGACCTTCGATGAGATGTTTGCCCTGATGGCCGATTGGCAGAAGAAGACCCTCGATCCCGGCGCGGAGAATCAGGTGCTGGGGATTTCGAAAGGCGCGGGCAGCCAGTCGATTCCGGTGGACGCTCCCGTGTTCGAAATGCTGATGAAGGCACTGCGCCTGTACGACCAGACCGGCAAGGTGTTCGATATCCGCTACGGTCCGCTGCTTGACTTATGGGGCTTCGACAAAAGCCCGCGCGTGCCCAGCGGCGCCGAGCTGGATTCGATGAAACTGCTGGTGTCCGAAGGCGGGATGTTTATCGCCGGGAATTCGATTCTGCTGGCGAAGAAGGGCATGCGCTTTGACGTGCGCGAGATTGCAGTCGGTCACATCTTCGACGTGGTGGCGAACAAACTGGCGGAGAAGGGGATTCGCACGGCCAGCATCTGTTCGCCGCGAGTTTGCCGTACGATGGGCGATCCGCCTGACAAGCGCGGGTTCGAAATGAAGCTGGCCAATCCGACGAAGCCCGGTCAGCCGTGGGCTACCGTGTGGGTGCCGGTGGGCGGCACGGCCTACGCCCCGGCGAGTCTGGGACGCTTCGAGTCCGGCGGCAAGGCCTACAGTGCGCTGTTGGATCCGCGGACGGGAACGTCGGCGAGCCCCTGCGTGGGAGCGATTGTGCAAGCCCCCGATGCGGCCACGGCGCAGGCGCTGGCGTATGCGGTCAACGTCACAGGCGGCATCGATGGTTTCGACAAGGACGGCAAGGCGGCAGTGGGCGGCAGCGTGATCATCCGTGATCAGGGCGGCAAGACGCAAGTGGCAATGAACGGTTCTCTGGCCGATCATTTTGAAGAATCCAAGTGA